A section of the Chryseobacterium ginsenosidimutans genome encodes:
- a CDS encoding DUF4133 domain-containing protein, whose protein sequence is MGFYLYKGLKKPLVFFGLKGKYIFYAVGVIGTGVILALVLSKFGLLGSLFGLAITAGGVYLIFKRQDKYGLYDKTKNFDQILIFPKKLTNKRLLKNDETERFHMTNKK, encoded by the coding sequence ATGGGATTTTATTTATACAAGGGGCTCAAAAAACCCCTTGTGTTTTTCGGACTGAAAGGGAAATACATTTTTTACGCAGTGGGTGTCATTGGCACAGGAGTAATTTTGGCGCTGGTATTATCGAAGTTTGGATTACTAGGTTCTTTATTCGGACTCGCAATAACCGCAGGAGGTGTTTATCTGATCTTCAAAAGACAGGACAAATATGGGCTATATGACAAGACCAAAAATTTCGATCAGATCTTGATCTTTCCAAAAAAATTAACCAACAAAAGACTTTTAAAGAATGATGAAACCGAAAGGTTCCATATGACGAATAAAAAATAA
- a CDS encoding TraG family conjugative transposon ATPase, which produces MKKEKQAFNIPFIGYDYAKDFNWDFDVLFGQYGNPIIGIKIKNIVEQYSADPDSYLNFHTVLNQVVSIIGEGRIVQKLDIFSKKKYTAEQSNQFLQQKYSEHFEGRLFKTIETVLLFTDIIDDKLKKKMKHYHFSDKSYKELRDKCQKVLMLLKQNNCEPEFLFEKDFDYYISGVLSMQFTETPTFDNIKSTNEFLQIGNRFVKNIAYVDVENIDLPSEIEPYSVLGGNGAAAETAVDNFSFINELEDYETIVYNQIITIPLQAQQQRELDKKKKKHEGAANNSPSNAIIADEIQTLLHNIAIDGQLVVNAHFSILFSAETLEKMENIQSMIENKLFTKGIIVSKNAYNQLELWRAAIPGNSTELREYDLFMTTSEAALCFFLKESYPVNEESNFYLRFTDRQGVPLKVDPSDLPMKTGRINNRNKFVLGPSGSGKSFLMNNIIEQYLTYNYDVVIVDTGDSYSGTCKYKGGRYIQYTEEKPITMNPFLMDKKEFNIEKIEFLTNLIFLIWQGPDSSMSSAQKSILDNVLMSYYHQYFNSGQEWYENKTSEELILYLSKYNIHEDDLLSEYENEAKGHQNYYDILGITFDASCNEIKEAGRKLLKFYHPDKNINNPEYESENFYKVYEAYDTLNDEERRKIYNETQLILIKSNDIIKQTRSSEQWNESFRKAIIIKIKELEEKLVVTELSFNGFYDYCDQFLPIYLNNKKHNIIEKEFNLRTFLFVLRDFYKGGRYGTTLNESSDNTLFDETFIVFEIDNVKDNPKLFPIVTLIIMDTFIQKMRLRKDRRKALIIEEAWKAIASKLMGGYILYLYKTVRKFWGEAVVVTQELDDIIGNAVVKESIINNSDTFILLDQTKFKDNFDKIASLLSLNKVEQNKIFTINNLNNKFGRSRFKEFYLKRGSKGEVYGNEVSLEQYLTYTTEKPEKSAVEYYVHRYGNYDEALRRIVADLKIFGDSLENLVSLVNLYQNPLDQKINSFYGMMKKEHKGKNVFKVISQELEDRNISFSELINKKQYEKV; this is translated from the coding sequence ATGAAAAAGGAAAAACAAGCATTTAACATCCCTTTTATCGGGTATGATTATGCAAAAGATTTCAATTGGGATTTTGATGTTCTTTTCGGACAATATGGGAACCCTATCATCGGGATCAAAATAAAAAATATTGTCGAACAGTACTCGGCAGACCCGGATAGCTATCTCAATTTCCACACGGTTTTAAATCAGGTGGTATCAATCATTGGAGAAGGAAGAATTGTTCAGAAACTCGATATTTTCTCTAAGAAAAAATACACCGCTGAACAATCAAACCAATTTCTGCAACAAAAATATTCGGAACATTTTGAGGGAAGGCTTTTTAAAACCATCGAAACGGTGCTTTTGTTTACAGATATCATCGATGATAAACTGAAAAAGAAAATGAAGCATTATCATTTTTCGGATAAAAGTTATAAGGAACTAAGGGATAAGTGCCAGAAAGTATTGATGCTTTTGAAACAGAATAATTGTGAACCTGAGTTTTTATTTGAGAAAGATTTTGATTACTACATTTCGGGAGTTCTGTCGATGCAGTTTACAGAAACTCCAACTTTTGATAATATAAAAAGCACCAACGAATTTTTACAGATCGGAAACAGGTTTGTGAAAAACATTGCCTATGTTGACGTAGAAAACATTGATCTGCCATCGGAAATTGAGCCTTACTCAGTTTTAGGAGGTAATGGAGCTGCAGCTGAGACGGCGGTTGATAATTTTAGCTTCATCAATGAACTGGAAGACTACGAGACCATTGTCTACAATCAGATCATTACTATTCCGCTTCAGGCACAACAGCAGAGGGAGCTCGACAAAAAAAAGAAAAAGCACGAAGGGGCAGCCAACAATTCCCCGTCCAACGCGATTATCGCAGATGAAATCCAGACCCTGCTTCATAACATAGCCATTGACGGACAGCTCGTTGTCAATGCTCATTTTTCAATCTTATTTTCCGCAGAAACACTGGAAAAAATGGAGAACATTCAGTCGATGATTGAAAACAAACTTTTCACCAAGGGTATCATTGTTTCTAAAAATGCGTATAACCAATTGGAACTTTGGCGGGCAGCTATTCCGGGTAATAGCACCGAACTTAGAGAATACGATTTATTTATGACGACAAGCGAAGCGGCCTTGTGTTTTTTTTTAAAAGAAAGTTACCCCGTCAATGAAGAATCCAACTTCTACCTGAGATTTACAGACAGACAAGGCGTTCCGCTAAAAGTAGATCCTTCGGATTTACCGATGAAAACAGGAAGAATTAATAACAGAAATAAGTTCGTTCTCGGACCTAGTGGGTCAGGCAAGAGTTTTTTAATGAACAATATTATCGAGCAGTATTTGACTTACAATTATGATGTCGTCATTGTTGATACAGGGGATTCCTATTCAGGAACGTGTAAATACAAAGGAGGGAGATACATTCAGTACACCGAAGAAAAACCGATCACGATGAATCCTTTTCTGATGGATAAGAAAGAATTTAATATTGAAAAAATAGAATTTTTAACCAACCTGATCTTCCTGATCTGGCAAGGTCCTGACTCCTCAATGTCATCAGCACAAAAGTCCATATTAGACAATGTATTGATGTCGTATTATCATCAGTATTTTAACTCAGGACAAGAGTGGTATGAAAATAAAACTTCGGAAGAACTCATTCTCTATCTGAGTAAATACAACATTCACGAAGATGATCTTCTTTCTGAATATGAGAATGAAGCCAAAGGACATCAAAACTATTATGACATTCTGGGGATTACATTCGATGCCAGTTGTAATGAAATCAAGGAAGCCGGAAGAAAATTGTTAAAATTTTATCATCCTGATAAAAACATCAACAATCCGGAATATGAAAGTGAGAATTTCTATAAAGTCTATGAAGCGTATGATACGCTGAACGATGAAGAAAGAAGGAAAATATACAATGAAACGCAGTTGATCTTAATTAAGTCGAATGACATCATCAAGCAGACCAGATCATCTGAGCAGTGGAATGAATCTTTTAGAAAAGCCATCATCATAAAAATTAAAGAATTAGAAGAAAAGCTAGTTGTAACAGAACTTTCGTTTAATGGATTTTATGATTACTGCGATCAATTTCTTCCAATCTATTTGAATAATAAGAAGCACAACATCATTGAGAAGGAATTTAATCTTCGAACATTTTTGTTTGTTCTGAGAGATTTTTACAAAGGCGGTAGGTACGGAACGACGCTCAATGAAAGCTCAGATAATACGCTGTTCGATGAAACATTCATTGTTTTTGAGATCGATAACGTAAAGGACAATCCGAAGCTGTTTCCAATAGTGACGTTGATTATAATGGACACTTTTATTCAGAAAATGCGCCTTAGAAAAGACCGCAGAAAAGCTTTGATCATAGAAGAAGCGTGGAAAGCCATTGCGAGTAAATTAATGGGAGGTTATATTCTTTATTTGTATAAAACAGTACGGAAATTTTGGGGAGAAGCCGTAGTTGTTACTCAGGAACTGGATGATATTATCGGGAATGCAGTCGTAAAAGAAAGTATAATCAATAACTCGGACACTTTTATATTGCTTGACCAGACGAAGTTCAAAGACAACTTTGACAAGATCGCTTCATTACTTTCACTCAATAAAGTAGAGCAGAACAAGATTTTTACCATTAATAATCTCAATAATAAATTCGGAAGAAGTCGTTTTAAAGAATTTTATCTGAAAAGAGGTTCCAAAGGAGAGGTATACGGAAACGAGGTTTCTTTGGAGCAGTATCTGACCTACACAACAGAAAAACCTGAAAAGTCTGCTGTTGAGTATTATGTACATCGATATGGCAATTATGATGAAGCATTGCGCAGAATAGTTGCTGATTTGAAAATCTTCGGAGACAGTCTGGAAAACTTGGTGTCGCTCGTGAATTTATATCAAAATCCATTGGATCAAAAAATCAATTCCTTTTACGGAATGATGAAAAAAGAACATAAAGGGAAGAATGTCTTCAAA